The Clostridioides sp. ES-S-0010-02 genome window below encodes:
- a CDS encoding CCA tRNA nucleotidyltransferase produces the protein MTNIEIPKKVDYIIKELEKNGYEAYVVGGCVRDCLLEKIPNDWDITTSARPEKVVEIFERTIPTGIQHGTVTVMIEHEPFEVTTYRIDGSYSDGRHPDSIEFTNDIVKDLSRRDFTVNAIAYNSKTGLVDPFNGCEDIQNKCIRCVGNPVDRFEEDALRMLRAIRFSAQLNFKIAEDTKQSIYRNADLIKCVSMERIQVEFNKMLISDSSKLNLLISTGLLKFIIPEICDLEDVIQNNPYHIYNVGKHTLIATEVIEDELYLKLTMLFHDLGKKITKTTDKNGIDHFYSHSRESVKIAKQILKRLKYDNYTINKVLILIQYHDYRIEPKRKIIKKLLNKLGDVELFEDLIKVNWADTLAKNPKYAKQKILNLIESEKEFKHIISQNECFHIKDLAINGNDLMSIGVKPGKDIGYLLNKMLEIVINNPELNEKEILKGKVLDIYTF, from the coding sequence ATGACTAATATAGAAATTCCTAAAAAAGTGGATTATATAATTAAAGAATTAGAAAAGAATGGTTATGAGGCATATGTAGTTGGAGGATGTGTGAGGGATTGTTTATTAGAAAAAATTCCAAATGACTGGGATATAACAACTAGTGCAAGACCTGAAAAAGTGGTAGAGATATTTGAAAGGACTATTCCAACTGGTATACAACATGGTACTGTAACAGTCATGATTGAACATGAGCCATTTGAAGTGACAACATATAGAATAGATGGAAGTTATAGTGATGGTAGACATCCAGATTCAATAGAATTTACAAATGATATAGTTAAGGATTTGTCAAGAAGAGATTTTACTGTTAATGCAATTGCATACAATTCAAAGACTGGATTAGTTGACCCATTTAATGGTTGTGAGGATATACAAAATAAGTGTATTCGTTGCGTTGGAAATCCAGTAGATAGATTTGAAGAAGATGCACTTAGAATGCTTAGAGCGATTAGGTTTTCTGCACAGCTTAATTTTAAAATAGCTGAAGATACTAAACAAAGTATCTACAGAAACGCAGATTTAATAAAATGTGTGTCTATGGAAAGAATTCAAGTAGAATTCAATAAAATGCTAATATCTGATTCATCTAAGTTAAATTTATTAATTTCAACAGGATTATTAAAATTTATAATTCCTGAAATATGTGACTTAGAAGATGTTATTCAAAATAATCCATATCATATTTATAATGTTGGAAAACATACATTGATAGCTACTGAAGTAATTGAAGATGAATTATATCTAAAGCTTACAATGTTATTTCATGATTTGGGTAAAAAAATTACTAAAACGACAGATAAAAATGGAATTGACCATTTTTATAGTCACAGTAGGGAGTCTGTCAAAATAGCAAAGCAAATTTTGAAGAGACTTAAGTATGATAATTATACTATTAATAAAGTTTTAATATTAATACAATATCATGATTATAGAATAGAACCAAAAAGAAAAATTATTAAAAAGTTATTAAATAAACTTGGAGATGTTGAACTATTTGAAGATTTAATAAAGGTTAATTGGGCTGACACACTTGCTAAAAACCCAAAATATGCAAAACAGAAAATATTAAACCTTATTGAGAGTGAAAAGGAATTTAAACATATAATAAGTCAAAATGAATGCTTTCATATTAAAGACTTAGCTATTAATGGAAACGATTTAATGTCTATAGGTGTTAAACCAGGTAAAGATATAGGGTATCTATTAAATAAGATGCTTGAAATTGTTATTAATAATCCAGAACTAAATGAAAAAGAAATTTTAAAAGGAAAAGTATTAGATATATACACATTTTAA
- a CDS encoding amino acid permease, translated as MRTQLQKTIGLSAALSTVVGMVIGSGVFFKPQAIYTTTNGAPGLGIIAWLLGGFITITAGLTATEISAAIPKTGGMMIYIEEIYGEKLGFLTGWMQTVLFFPGTSAALGVIFAQQASELLNMSPNNMSVVLPIAIGVILFLSLLNIIGSSLGGKVQTVATIGKMIPLALIIIFGFIKGQSSEILNPFVGDGVNVSSALGQVLIATLFAYDGWINVGAISGEMKSPEKDLPRAIVGGLSLVMAIYIIINVAYLWVVPASELATVTSPATLVAKKLFGNLGGKVITVGILISVFGTLNGYLLTGSRIPYTLAEKGTLPASKVLLKVNSGGSPVNSILLITVLACIYALSGQFNLLTDLTIFSIWVFYVLTFVGVIRLRREQPDLHRPYKVPLYPIIPIIAILGGLFVIINQILTSTAVSLGGIFITLLGLPVYYYMKKK; from the coding sequence ATGCGTACTCAACTACAAAAGACTATTGGTCTTTCAGCAGCTCTTTCTACTGTTGTAGGTATGGTTATAGGTTCAGGAGTTTTTTTTAAGCCACAGGCAATATATACCACAACTAATGGAGCTCCAGGACTAGGTATTATAGCATGGCTTTTAGGTGGATTTATAACAATAACAGCTGGACTTACAGCTACAGAAATATCAGCTGCTATCCCAAAAACTGGTGGTATGATGATTTATATTGAAGAAATATATGGAGAAAAATTAGGATTTTTAACTGGATGGATGCAAACTGTATTATTTTTTCCAGGTACGTCAGCAGCATTAGGGGTAATATTTGCTCAACAAGCATCTGAACTTTTAAATATGAGTCCAAACAATATGTCAGTTGTGCTTCCAATAGCAATTGGAGTAATACTGTTTTTATCATTACTTAATATAATAGGCTCATCATTGGGAGGAAAAGTTCAGACAGTAGCTACTATTGGAAAAATGATACCATTAGCTCTAATAATAATATTTGGATTTATTAAAGGCCAAAGTAGTGAGATATTAAATCCATTTGTAGGTGATGGAGTTAATGTATCAAGTGCACTTGGACAAGTATTAATAGCAACGTTGTTTGCATATGATGGATGGATAAATGTCGGTGCTATCTCAGGAGAGATGAAATCTCCAGAAAAAGATTTACCAAGAGCAATAGTTGGTGGGCTATCATTAGTTATGGCAATATATATTATAATAAATGTAGCATATCTTTGGGTTGTGCCAGCAAGTGAATTAGCAACTGTTACTTCACCAGCAACATTAGTTGCAAAAAAATTATTTGGAAATTTAGGTGGAAAAGTAATAACTGTGGGTATATTAATATCAGTGTTTGGTACATTAAATGGATATTTATTAACAGGGTCAAGAATACCATATACATTAGCTGAAAAAGGAACTTTGCCTGCTTCTAAGGTTTTATTAAAAGTAAATTCTGGTGGGTCTCCTGTAAATTCAATACTGCTCATAACTGTATTAGCATGTATATATGCCTTATCTGGTCAATTTAATCTTTTGACAGATTTAACTATATTTTCAATATGGGTATTTTACGTATTGACTTTTGTTGGAGTTATAAGGCTTAGAAGAGAACAACCAGATTTACACAGACCGTATAAAGTTCCTTTATATCCAATAATACCAATTATAGCTATATTAGGTGGATTATTTGTAATAATAAATCAAATACTGACTTCAACAGCAGTATCTTTAGGTGGTATATTTATAACCCTACTTGGATTACCAGTTTATTATTATATGAAGAAAAAATAG
- a CDS encoding oxygen-independent coproporphyrinogen III oxidase, with translation MLGLYIHIPFCVKKCKYCDFNSYKMDLDSKKRYIEDLKIEMELYSNKLNRDDKYKNKEDFNIDKNDIITSIFIGGGTPSILTSEEIREVFVSVKEKFNIDKNAEITIECNPGTLTLEKLETMKEVGINRLSIGLQAVQEKHLNFIGRIHSYKEFEKNYMDALSVGFKNINIDLMYSLPNQTLCDWKETLEKVTDLNPTHISAYSLILEEGTELYNMYENNQFDLIDENIDIEMYEYTINYLKSKGYNQYEISNYSQEGYNCKHNILYWECEHYIGLGAGASGYIDNNRYNNLESLEDYHLSLIKGEKPIQDSENLSIKDMIEEKIFMGLRMNKGIKFKDFEKNFGIDFRKKYSKQIEMLLARDLINQSFEGIQLTQKGREISNSIFIEFME, from the coding sequence ATGTTAGGACTTTATATACATATCCCATTTTGTGTGAAAAAATGTAAGTATTGTGATTTTAATTCTTATAAAATGGACCTAGATTCAAAAAAAAGATATATAGAAGATTTGAAAATAGAAATGGAGTTATACAGTAATAAATTAAATAGAGATGATAAATACAAAAATAAAGAAGATTTCAATATAGACAAAAACGATATAATAACAAGTATATTTATAGGTGGAGGAACACCTAGTATTTTGACATCTGAAGAAATAAGAGAAGTATTTGTAAGTGTAAAAGAAAAATTCAATATAGACAAAAACGCAGAAATAACCATAGAATGCAATCCTGGCACACTGACACTAGAAAAATTAGAAACTATGAAAGAAGTTGGTATCAATAGACTTAGCATAGGGTTACAAGCTGTCCAAGAAAAGCATTTGAACTTTATAGGAAGAATACATAGTTATAAAGAATTTGAGAAAAACTATATGGACGCACTGAGTGTAGGATTTAAAAATATTAACATAGACTTAATGTATAGTCTTCCCAATCAAACACTATGTGATTGGAAGGAAACTCTTGAAAAAGTTACAGATTTAAATCCAACACATATATCAGCATATTCTCTTATATTAGAAGAAGGTACTGAACTGTATAATATGTATGAAAATAATCAATTTGACCTTATAGATGAAAATATAGATATAGAAATGTATGAGTATACAATAAACTATTTAAAATCAAAAGGATACAATCAATATGAAATATCAAATTACTCACAAGAAGGCTATAATTGTAAACATAATATTTTATATTGGGAATGTGAACACTATATAGGTCTTGGAGCAGGAGCTTCTGGTTATATTGATAATAATAGATATAATAATTTAGAATCTTTAGAGGATTATCATTTAAGTCTGATTAAAGGAGAGAAGCCAATACAAGATAGTGAAAATCTTTCTATAAAAGATATGATAGAAGAAAAGATATTTATGGGCCTTAGAATGAATAAGGGAATAAAATTTAAAGATTTTGAAAAAAATTTTGGAATAGATTTTAGAAAAAAATACAGTAAGCAGATAGAAATGTTACTAGCTAGAGACCTTATAAACCAAAGCTTTGAGGGAATACAATTAACTCAAAAGGGAAGAGAAATATCTAATAGTATATTTATAGAATTTATGGAATGA
- the hrcA gene encoding heat-inducible transcription repressor HrcA has product MELNERKLNILKAIVKDYIETAEAIGSRTISKRHDLGVSAATIRNEMADLEELGYLIQPHTSAGRVPSEKGYKLYVNSLMSKSELDDNDKILIEQCMNHNINHIKELIHETSKLLSQLTNYTTVAVTKSLINQSVIKHIQLVAMHDNNILLIVVTDKGDLKKANLTTNVYLDQSKLNLISDNLTKKLLGKSITDLDDNLIAFIKYEISEYSGFIDELLNALNSNMEEEDFSLSLNGATNIFSYPEFNDVLKAKSFLNMLERKETIADIIKSKGIQKENLNIIIGSDNDCKLAQDCSIVTATYNVDRDLVGRISFIGPTRMDYARIYSIINYMSLLINRK; this is encoded by the coding sequence ATGGAATTAAATGAAAGAAAATTAAATATCCTCAAAGCTATAGTTAAAGATTATATAGAAACAGCTGAAGCTATAGGTTCTAGAACAATATCTAAAAGGCATGATTTAGGTGTTAGTGCTGCCACCATAAGAAATGAAATGGCTGACCTTGAAGAATTAGGATATTTAATTCAGCCACATACTTCTGCGGGTAGAGTTCCATCTGAAAAAGGCTATAAGTTATATGTAAACTCTCTTATGAGTAAAAGTGAATTAGATGATAATGATAAGATTCTTATTGAACAATGTATGAATCATAACATAAATCATATAAAAGAATTAATTCATGAAACGTCTAAGCTATTATCTCAATTAACTAACTACACAACTGTAGCAGTTACTAAGAGTTTAATAAATCAAAGCGTCATAAAGCATATACAGTTAGTTGCTATGCATGACAATAATATTTTACTTATAGTTGTAACAGATAAAGGGGACTTAAAAAAAGCTAACCTTACAACTAATGTATATTTAGATCAATCTAAGTTAAATTTGATTTCTGATAATCTTACAAAGAAGCTCTTAGGAAAAAGTATAACAGATTTAGATGATAATCTGATTGCTTTTATTAAATATGAAATAAGTGAGTATTCAGGGTTTATAGATGAACTTTTAAATGCCCTAAACTCAAATATGGAAGAAGAAGATTTTTCTCTATCATTAAATGGAGCCACTAATATATTTAGTTATCCAGAATTCAATGATGTGTTAAAAGCAAAGTCATTTTTAAATATGTTAGAAAGAAAGGAAACAATAGCTGACATAATTAAATCAAAGGGAATACAAAAAGAAAATCTAAATATAATAATTGGTAGTGATAATGATTGTAAATTGGCACAGGATTGTAGTATAGTTACAGCAACTTATAATGTAGACAGAGACTTAGTTGGGCGAATAAGCTTCATAGGACCTACAAGAATGGATTACGCTAGAATTTACTCTATAATAAATTATATGAGTTTATTAATTAATAGAAAGTAA
- the grpE gene encoding nucleotide exchange factor GrpE: MDKKNEQQEVKEENDTSINQESETQVELEDEVVNEECEESSEKTDEEKADDENVTDINSKLAEKKLKDEVDELNDKYQRLQAEYANYRRRTQQEKETIGVFANEKIITELIPVIDSMERALDACEDKEDTMYKGISLVHKQLIDTLVKFGVEEIEAESKEFDPNLHLAVMQESVDGVEANQIVMVLQKGYKLGTKVIRPSMVKVSC, from the coding sequence TTGGATAAAAAAAATGAGCAACAAGAAGTAAAAGAAGAAAATGATACTTCTATTAACCAAGAATCTGAAACTCAAGTAGAGTTAGAAGATGAAGTTGTTAATGAAGAATGTGAAGAGTCAAGCGAAAAAACTGATGAAGAAAAAGCTGATGATGAAAATGTAACAGATATAAATTCTAAATTAGCAGAAAAAAAATTAAAAGATGAAGTAGATGAATTAAATGACAAATATCAAAGACTTCAAGCCGAATATGCAAACTATAGAAGAAGAACTCAACAAGAAAAAGAAACAATTGGTGTGTTTGCAAATGAGAAAATAATAACTGAGTTAATACCAGTTATAGATAGTATGGAAAGAGCCTTAGATGCATGTGAAGATAAGGAAGATACTATGTATAAGGGTATAAGCCTTGTACATAAACAATTAATAGATACTCTAGTAAAATTTGGAGTAGAAGAAATAGAAGCAGAATCTAAGGAATTTGACCCAAACTTACATCTAGCAGTTATGCAAGAGAGTGTAGATGGAGTAGAAGCAAATCAAATAGTGATGGTACTTCAAAAAGGATATAAGCTAGGAACTAAAGTTATAAGACCTTCAATGGTTAAAGTTTCTTGCTAA
- the dnaK gene encoding molecular chaperone DnaK: MGKIIGIDLGTTNSCVAVLEGGEAQIIANNEGMRTTPSVVAFTKDGERIVGEPAKRQAVTNADKTITSIKTHMGTDYKVNIDGKSYTPQEISAIILQKLKSDAESYLGQTVTEAVITVPAYFTDAQRQATKDAGRIAGLDVKRIINEPTAAALAYGMDKLDQEKKILVFDLGGGTFDVSILEIGDGTFEVLATAGNNRLGGDDFDQIVIDYLADEFKKAEGVDLRNDKMALQRLKEAAEKAKKELSSTMNSNINLPFITATAEGPKHLNIDLSRAKFEELTRGLVEKTMEPTKRALQDAGLSTSEIDDVLLVGGSTRIPAVQDAVKKFIGKDPHKGINPDECVAAGASIQAGVLAGDVKDLLLLDVTPLSLGIETMGNVMTKIIERNTTIPTKKSQVFSTAADNQTAVDIHVLQGERSMAYDNTTLGRFQLTDIPPAQRGIPQIEVTFDIDANGIVNVSAKDLGTGKEQKITITSNTNLSEADIEQKIKEAEMNAEADKQKKEKIEAFNQAESTIYQTEKTLNELGDKISASDKEDIEKAIADLKVVKDNQDATAEELKKATEEVMTKFQKVSQEMYQKAAQEQQAAQGAEQAQDNGPKDDNVVDADFKEVDEDK, translated from the coding sequence ATGGGAAAAATAATAGGAATAGATTTAGGAACAACAAATTCATGTGTTGCAGTATTAGAAGGTGGAGAAGCACAAATAATAGCAAATAATGAAGGTATGAGAACTACTCCATCAGTAGTGGCATTTACAAAAGATGGTGAAAGAATAGTTGGAGAACCTGCAAAAAGACAAGCAGTTACAAATGCAGATAAAACAATAACTTCAATAAAAACTCACATGGGAACTGATTACAAAGTGAATATAGATGGAAAATCATATACTCCACAAGAAATATCAGCAATAATATTACAAAAATTAAAATCAGATGCAGAAAGTTACTTAGGACAAACAGTAACAGAAGCAGTTATAACTGTTCCAGCGTACTTTACAGATGCTCAAAGACAAGCTACTAAAGATGCTGGTAGAATAGCAGGGCTAGATGTTAAGAGAATAATAAACGAGCCAACAGCAGCAGCTCTTGCTTATGGTATGGATAAATTAGACCAAGAAAAGAAAATATTAGTATTTGACTTAGGTGGAGGAACTTTTGACGTATCTATACTTGAAATAGGTGATGGTACTTTTGAAGTTTTAGCTACAGCTGGTAACAATAGATTAGGTGGAGATGACTTCGACCAAATAGTAATAGACTATTTAGCAGATGAATTCAAAAAAGCTGAAGGTGTAGATTTAAGAAATGATAAAATGGCTCTTCAAAGATTGAAAGAAGCAGCAGAAAAGGCTAAGAAAGAATTATCATCAACAATGAATTCAAACATAAACTTACCTTTCATAACTGCTACAGCAGAAGGTCCAAAGCATTTAAATATAGATTTATCAAGAGCTAAATTTGAAGAATTAACTAGAGGTTTAGTTGAAAAAACTATGGAACCAACTAAGAGAGCTTTACAAGATGCAGGACTTTCTACAAGTGAAATAGATGATGTATTACTAGTTGGTGGTTCTACAAGAATACCAGCAGTTCAAGATGCTGTTAAGAAATTTATAGGAAAAGATCCTCATAAAGGTATAAACCCAGATGAATGTGTTGCAGCAGGAGCTTCTATACAAGCAGGAGTTTTAGCAGGAGATGTTAAAGACTTATTATTACTAGACGTTACTCCATTATCTCTTGGTATAGAAACTATGGGTAATGTAATGACTAAGATAATAGAAAGAAACACTACAATACCAACTAAGAAATCTCAAGTATTCTCAACTGCTGCTGATAACCAAACAGCTGTTGATATACATGTACTTCAAGGTGAAAGAAGTATGGCTTATGACAATACAACTTTAGGAAGATTCCAATTAACTGATATACCACCAGCACAAAGGGGAATACCTCAAATAGAAGTTACATTTGATATAGATGCAAATGGTATAGTTAATGTTTCAGCTAAAGATTTAGGTACAGGAAAAGAACAAAAAATAACTATAACATCAAATACTAATTTATCAGAAGCAGATATAGAACAAAAAATAAAAGAAGCTGAGATGAATGCTGAAGCTGACAAACAGAAAAAAGAGAAAATAGAAGCATTTAACCAAGCTGAATCTACTATATATCAAACTGAAAAAACTTTAAATGAACTTGGAGATAAAATAAGTGCAAGTGATAAAGAAGATATAGAAAAAGCAATAGCAGACTTAAAAGTTGTAAAAGATAATCAAGATGCTACAGCAGAAGAACTTAAGAAAGCTACAGAAGAAGTAATGACTAAGTTCCAAAAAGTATCTCAAGAAATGTACCAAAAGGCAGCTCAAGAACAACAAGCAGCACAAGGTGCAGAGCAAGCTCAAGATAATGGACCTAAAGATGACAATGTAGTAGATGCTGACTTTAAAGAAGTAGATGAAGATAAATAA
- the dnaJ gene encoding molecular chaperone DnaJ, whose product MSTKRDYYEVLGISKGAEAQEIKKAYRKLAMKYHPDRNPGDEEAEEKFKEINEAYEVLSDDTKRKTYDQFGHDGLNGQGGFGGQGGFNGQGFGGFEDMFGDIFGDMFGGGFGGGRQRRRGPQRGADIRQNVTISFEEAAFGKKMSIKLNRSEECDECDGTGAKPGTSKKTCSTCNGTGQVRTVQRTPFGNIASSRPCSTCNGTGEVIESPCSKCHGTGNTRKVKTIEVDIPAGIDDGQMIKLAGQGEVGEKGAPRGDLYIVVNVKSHPLFTRDGNDIYFEMPITFVQATLGDEIEVPTLDGKVKYSVPEGTQTGTVFRLKEKGIPRIRGNSRGDQYVKVVVEIPKKLNDKQKDLLREFAKECGSNVHEKKKTFGQKIEDMFKKK is encoded by the coding sequence TTGAGTACAAAAAGGGATTATTATGAAGTCTTAGGTATCAGTAAAGGTGCAGAAGCTCAAGAGATAAAAAAAGCTTACAGAAAGTTAGCAATGAAGTACCATCCAGATAGAAACCCTGGTGATGAAGAGGCTGAAGAAAAGTTTAAAGAAATAAATGAAGCTTATGAAGTACTTTCAGATGATACAAAGAGAAAGACTTATGACCAATTTGGACATGATGGGCTAAATGGTCAAGGAGGCTTTGGAGGCCAAGGTGGATTTAATGGCCAAGGCTTTGGTGGATTTGAAGATATGTTTGGAGATATATTTGGTGACATGTTTGGAGGGGGCTTCGGAGGTGGAAGACAAAGAAGAAGAGGTCCACAACGTGGTGCAGATATAAGACAAAATGTTACTATATCTTTTGAAGAAGCTGCATTTGGTAAAAAAATGTCTATAAAGCTAAATAGAAGTGAAGAATGTGATGAGTGTGATGGAACTGGAGCAAAACCAGGAACATCAAAGAAAACTTGTTCAACTTGTAATGGAACTGGTCAAGTTAGAACTGTTCAAAGAACTCCATTTGGAAATATAGCAAGCTCAAGACCTTGTAGTACTTGTAATGGAACTGGAGAAGTAATTGAATCTCCTTGTAGCAAATGTCATGGAACTGGAAACACAAGAAAAGTTAAGACTATAGAAGTAGATATACCTGCAGGTATAGATGATGGTCAAATGATAAAACTTGCTGGTCAAGGTGAAGTGGGAGAAAAAGGTGCTCCAAGAGGAGACTTATACATTGTAGTTAATGTAAAATCTCATCCATTATTTACTAGAGATGGAAATGATATTTACTTTGAGATGCCAATTACATTTGTTCAAGCAACCTTAGGTGATGAAATAGAAGTACCTACTTTGGATGGAAAAGTTAAGTATAGTGTGCCAGAAGGAACACAAACTGGAACTGTATTTAGACTTAAAGAAAAAGGAATTCCTAGAATTAGAGGTAATTCAAGAGGAGACCAATATGTCAAAGTTGTAGTCGAGATTCCTAAAAAATTAAATGATAAGCAAAAAGATCTGTTAAGAGAATTTGCGAAGGAGTGCGGGTCGAACGTCCACGAAAAGAAAAAAACATTCGGACAGAAAATAGAAGATATGTTTAAGAAAAAGTAG